The following coding sequences lie in one Nycticebus coucang isolate mNycCou1 chromosome 18, mNycCou1.pri, whole genome shotgun sequence genomic window:
- the ATXN7L3 gene encoding ataxin-7-like protein 3 isoform X3 translates to MKMEEMSLSGLDNSKLEAIAQEIYADLVEDSCLGFCFEVHRAVKCGYFFLDDTDPDSMKDFEIVDQPGLDIFGQVFNQWKSKECVCPNCSRSIAASRFAPHLEKCLGMGRNSSRIANRRIANSNNMNKSESDQEDNDDINDNDWSYGSEKKAKKRKSDKLWYLPFQNPNSPRRSKSLKHKNGELSNSDPFKYNNSTGISYETLGPEELRSLLTTQCGVISEHTKKMCTRSLRCPQHTDEQRRTVRIYFLGPSAVLPEVESSLDNDSFDMTDSQALISRLQWDGSSDLSPSDSGSSKTSENQGWGLGTNSSESRKTKKKKSHLSLVGTASGLGSNKKKKPKPPAPPTPSIYDDIN, encoded by the exons atgaaaatggagGAAATGTCTTTGTCTGGCCTGGATAACAGCAAACTAGAG GCCATCGCTCAGGAGATATACGCGGACCTGGTCGAGGATTCTTGTTTGGGATTCTGCTTTGAGGTACACCGGGCTGTCAAGTGTGGCTACTTCTTCCTGGACGACACGGACCCTGATAGCATGAAGGATTTTG AGATCGTGGACCAGCCGGGGTTGGACATCTTTGGACAGGTTTTCAACCAGTGGAAGAGCAAGGAGTGTGTTTGCCCCAATTGCAGCCGCAGCATTGCCGCCTCCCGCTTTGCTCCCCACCTGGAGAAGTGCCTGGGAATGGGTCGGAACAGCAGCCGAATTGCCAACCGCCG GATTGCCAATAGCAACAATATGAACAAGTCTGAGAGCGACCAAGAGGATAATGATGACATCAATGACAACGACTGGTCCTATGGCTCAGAGAAGAAAG ccaagaagaGAAAATCAGACAAG CTATGGTATCTCCCATTCCAGAACCCCAATTCCCCTCGAAGATCCAAgtctttaaaacacaaaaatg gggAACTTAGCAATTCGGATCCTTTTAAG TATAACAACTCAACTGGGATCAGCTATGAGACCCTGGGGCCAGAGGAGCTGCGTAGCCTGCTTACCACG CAATGTGGGGTGATTTCTGAACACACCAAGAAGATGTGCACAAG GTCCCTGCGCTGCCCGCAGCACACAGATGAGCAAAGGCGAACTGTGCGGATTTATTTCCTCGGGCCCTCAGC CGTCCTTCCAGAGGTTGAGAGCTCCCTGGATAATGACAGCTTTGACATGACCGACAGCCAGGCCCTGATCAGCCGGCTTCAGTGGGATGGCTCTTCTGATCTCTCGCCCTCTGATTCAGGCTCCTCCAAGACGAGTGAAAATCAGGGATGGGGTCTAG GTACCAATAGCTCAGAGTCACggaaaaccaagaaaaagaaatcccatcTGAGCCTGGTAGGGACTGCCTCTGGACTGGGCTCCAACAAGAAGAAGAAGCCAAAGCCACCGGCACCCCCGACGCCCAGCATCTATGATGACATCAACTGA
- the ATXN7L3 gene encoding ataxin-7-like protein 3 isoform X4, with the protein MKMEEMSLSGLDNSKLEAIAQEIYADLVEDSCLGFCFEVHRAVKCGYFFLDDTDPDSMKDFEIVDQPGLDIFGQVFNQWKSKECVCPNCSRSIAASRFAPHLEKCLGMGRNSSRIANRRIANSNNMNKSESDQEDNDDINDNDWSYGSEKKAKKRKSDKNPNSPRRSKSLKHKNGELSNSDPFKYNNSTGISYETLGPEELRSLLTTQCGVISEHTKKMCTRSLRCPQHTDEQRRTVRIYFLGPSAVLPEVESSLDNDSFDMTDSQALISRLQWDGSSDLSPSDSGSSKTSENQGWGLGTNSSESRKTKKKKSHLSLVGTASGLGSNKKKKPKPPAPPTPSIYDDIN; encoded by the exons atgaaaatggagGAAATGTCTTTGTCTGGCCTGGATAACAGCAAACTAGAG GCCATCGCTCAGGAGATATACGCGGACCTGGTCGAGGATTCTTGTTTGGGATTCTGCTTTGAGGTACACCGGGCTGTCAAGTGTGGCTACTTCTTCCTGGACGACACGGACCCTGATAGCATGAAGGATTTTG AGATCGTGGACCAGCCGGGGTTGGACATCTTTGGACAGGTTTTCAACCAGTGGAAGAGCAAGGAGTGTGTTTGCCCCAATTGCAGCCGCAGCATTGCCGCCTCCCGCTTTGCTCCCCACCTGGAGAAGTGCCTGGGAATGGGTCGGAACAGCAGCCGAATTGCCAACCGCCG GATTGCCAATAGCAACAATATGAACAAGTCTGAGAGCGACCAAGAGGATAATGATGACATCAATGACAACGACTGGTCCTATGGCTCAGAGAAGAAAG ccaagaagaGAAAATCAGACAAG AACCCCAATTCCCCTCGAAGATCCAAgtctttaaaacacaaaaatg gggAACTTAGCAATTCGGATCCTTTTAAG TATAACAACTCAACTGGGATCAGCTATGAGACCCTGGGGCCAGAGGAGCTGCGTAGCCTGCTTACCACG CAATGTGGGGTGATTTCTGAACACACCAAGAAGATGTGCACAAG GTCCCTGCGCTGCCCGCAGCACACAGATGAGCAAAGGCGAACTGTGCGGATTTATTTCCTCGGGCCCTCAGC CGTCCTTCCAGAGGTTGAGAGCTCCCTGGATAATGACAGCTTTGACATGACCGACAGCCAGGCCCTGATCAGCCGGCTTCAGTGGGATGGCTCTTCTGATCTCTCGCCCTCTGATTCAGGCTCCTCCAAGACGAGTGAAAATCAGGGATGGGGTCTAG GTACCAATAGCTCAGAGTCACggaaaaccaagaaaaagaaatcccatcTGAGCCTGGTAGGGACTGCCTCTGGACTGGGCTCCAACAAGAAGAAGAAGCCAAAGCCACCGGCACCCCCGACGCCCAGCATCTATGATGACATCAACTGA
- the LOC128571132 gene encoding translation initiation factor IF-2-like yields MAEAPPPSPSPSRTHPARGAAPGPGGLLGPRPPAAAAAAAAPEPHVRRSVLASPRGPGPGAGGSGRPPASPPHRAAMAPSPPFSSRRRLLLLLTLPRPRAVRAPSARPSPRPPLQPASPGRGVRREPGARARAATGGWMDGASENANVRARAPLPLPPRGREAKRERAPTSSSSSSRPSSTPRPRPPFLFLLSLSHAQRLLAPTRRARARASAPRPQLGSICSRGRGPGGAEGRHAAVQSTGGRGRGRRNGRGFQEPPQPIAVSSRPGRPNKMKVGGAAFKVCSLFGEEARLEVGRR; encoded by the exons ATGGCAGAA GCCCCTCCCCCGTCCCCGTCTCCGTCCCGTACTCACCCCGCCCGGGGGGCCGCGCCGGGGCCCGGCGGCCTCTTAGGGCCGCGTCctccggcggcggcggcggcggcggctgctcCGGAGCCCCATGTCCGTCGGTCCGTCCTCGCCTCTCCCCGGGGCCCAGGGCCCGGGGCCGGGGGGTCGGGCCGCCCCCCCGCCTCGCCGCCTCACCGGGCGGCCAtggccccttcccctcccttctcgtCCCGtcgccgcctcctcctcctcctcaccttaCCCCGCCCGCGCGCAGTCCGCGCGCCGTCCGCgcgcccctccccccgccccccactccAGCCCGCCTCTCCCGGGCGGGGGGTGCGGCGCGAGCCCGGAGCGCGCGCGCGTGCCGCGAccggaggatggatggatggagcgAGCGAGAACGCGAACGTGCGCGCGCGcgcccctctccccctccctccgcgCGGGCGCGAGGCCAAGCGCGAACGCGCTCcaacctcctcctcttcctcctcccgcCCCTCCTCAACACCCCGCCCtcgccctcccttcctcttccttctttcgcTTTCGCACGCCCAGCGACTGCTGGCGCCTACTAGAAGGGCCCGAGCGCGTGCATCTGCCCCGCGGCCGCAGCTCGGCAGCATTTGCTCCAGGGGGCGGGGACCGGGAGGGGCGGAGGGGCGCCACGCCGCCGTCCAAAGTACCGGCGGACGGGGACGGGGGCGGAGAAATGGGCGTGGCTTTCAGGAGCCACCCCAGCCAATCGCCGTGTCGTCTCGGCCTGGGAGGCCCAATAAGATGAAAGTGGGTGGAGCGGCGTTCAAG GTGTGCAGCCTCTTCGGTGAAGAGGCCAGACTTGAAGTGGGGCGCAGATAG
- the ATXN7L3 gene encoding ataxin-7-like protein 3 isoform X2 gives MKMEEMSLSGLDNSKLEAIAQEIYADLVEDSCLGFCFEVHRAVKCGYFFLDDTDPDSMKDFEIVDQPGLDIFGQVFNQWKSKECVCPNCSRSIAASRFAPHLEKCLGMGRNSSRIANRRIANSNNMNKSESDQEDNDDINDNDWSYGSEKKAKKRKSDKNPNSPRRSKSLKHKNGFSVCTSASNTLPLLFSSSGELSNSDPFKYNNSTGISYETLGPEELRSLLTTQCGVISEHTKKMCTRSLRCPQHTDEQRRTVRIYFLGPSAVLPEVESSLDNDSFDMTDSQALISRLQWDGSSDLSPSDSGSSKTSENQGWGLGTNSSESRKTKKKKSHLSLVGTASGLGSNKKKKPKPPAPPTPSIYDDIN, from the exons atgaaaatggagGAAATGTCTTTGTCTGGCCTGGATAACAGCAAACTAGAG GCCATCGCTCAGGAGATATACGCGGACCTGGTCGAGGATTCTTGTTTGGGATTCTGCTTTGAGGTACACCGGGCTGTCAAGTGTGGCTACTTCTTCCTGGACGACACGGACCCTGATAGCATGAAGGATTTTG AGATCGTGGACCAGCCGGGGTTGGACATCTTTGGACAGGTTTTCAACCAGTGGAAGAGCAAGGAGTGTGTTTGCCCCAATTGCAGCCGCAGCATTGCCGCCTCCCGCTTTGCTCCCCACCTGGAGAAGTGCCTGGGAATGGGTCGGAACAGCAGCCGAATTGCCAACCGCCG GATTGCCAATAGCAACAATATGAACAAGTCTGAGAGCGACCAAGAGGATAATGATGACATCAATGACAACGACTGGTCCTATGGCTCAGAGAAGAAAG ccaagaagaGAAAATCAGACAAG AACCCCAATTCCCCTCGAAGATCCAAgtctttaaaacacaaaaatg GGTTCTCTGTCTGTACCTCTGCATCAAAcacccttccccttcttttttcttcttcaggggAACTTAGCAATTCGGATCCTTTTAAG TATAACAACTCAACTGGGATCAGCTATGAGACCCTGGGGCCAGAGGAGCTGCGTAGCCTGCTTACCACG CAATGTGGGGTGATTTCTGAACACACCAAGAAGATGTGCACAAG GTCCCTGCGCTGCCCGCAGCACACAGATGAGCAAAGGCGAACTGTGCGGATTTATTTCCTCGGGCCCTCAGC CGTCCTTCCAGAGGTTGAGAGCTCCCTGGATAATGACAGCTTTGACATGACCGACAGCCAGGCCCTGATCAGCCGGCTTCAGTGGGATGGCTCTTCTGATCTCTCGCCCTCTGATTCAGGCTCCTCCAAGACGAGTGAAAATCAGGGATGGGGTCTAG GTACCAATAGCTCAGAGTCACggaaaaccaagaaaaagaaatcccatcTGAGCCTGGTAGGGACTGCCTCTGGACTGGGCTCCAACAAGAAGAAGAAGCCAAAGCCACCGGCACCCCCGACGCCCAGCATCTATGATGACATCAACTGA
- the ATXN7L3 gene encoding ataxin-7-like protein 3 isoform X1 produces the protein MKMEEMSLSGLDNSKLEAIAQEIYADLVEDSCLGFCFEVHRAVKCGYFFLDDTDPDSMKDFEIVDQPGLDIFGQVFNQWKSKECVCPNCSRSIAASRFAPHLEKCLGMGRNSSRIANRRIANSNNMNKSESDQEDNDDINDNDWSYGSEKKAKKRKSDKLWYLPFQNPNSPRRSKSLKHKNGFSVCTSASNTLPLLFSSSGELSNSDPFKYNNSTGISYETLGPEELRSLLTTQCGVISEHTKKMCTRSLRCPQHTDEQRRTVRIYFLGPSAVLPEVESSLDNDSFDMTDSQALISRLQWDGSSDLSPSDSGSSKTSENQGWGLGTNSSESRKTKKKKSHLSLVGTASGLGSNKKKKPKPPAPPTPSIYDDIN, from the exons atgaaaatggagGAAATGTCTTTGTCTGGCCTGGATAACAGCAAACTAGAG GCCATCGCTCAGGAGATATACGCGGACCTGGTCGAGGATTCTTGTTTGGGATTCTGCTTTGAGGTACACCGGGCTGTCAAGTGTGGCTACTTCTTCCTGGACGACACGGACCCTGATAGCATGAAGGATTTTG AGATCGTGGACCAGCCGGGGTTGGACATCTTTGGACAGGTTTTCAACCAGTGGAAGAGCAAGGAGTGTGTTTGCCCCAATTGCAGCCGCAGCATTGCCGCCTCCCGCTTTGCTCCCCACCTGGAGAAGTGCCTGGGAATGGGTCGGAACAGCAGCCGAATTGCCAACCGCCG GATTGCCAATAGCAACAATATGAACAAGTCTGAGAGCGACCAAGAGGATAATGATGACATCAATGACAACGACTGGTCCTATGGCTCAGAGAAGAAAG ccaagaagaGAAAATCAGACAAG CTATGGTATCTCCCATTCCAGAACCCCAATTCCCCTCGAAGATCCAAgtctttaaaacacaaaaatg GGTTCTCTGTCTGTACCTCTGCATCAAAcacccttccccttcttttttcttcttcaggggAACTTAGCAATTCGGATCCTTTTAAG TATAACAACTCAACTGGGATCAGCTATGAGACCCTGGGGCCAGAGGAGCTGCGTAGCCTGCTTACCACG CAATGTGGGGTGATTTCTGAACACACCAAGAAGATGTGCACAAG GTCCCTGCGCTGCCCGCAGCACACAGATGAGCAAAGGCGAACTGTGCGGATTTATTTCCTCGGGCCCTCAGC CGTCCTTCCAGAGGTTGAGAGCTCCCTGGATAATGACAGCTTTGACATGACCGACAGCCAGGCCCTGATCAGCCGGCTTCAGTGGGATGGCTCTTCTGATCTCTCGCCCTCTGATTCAGGCTCCTCCAAGACGAGTGAAAATCAGGGATGGGGTCTAG GTACCAATAGCTCAGAGTCACggaaaaccaagaaaaagaaatcccatcTGAGCCTGGTAGGGACTGCCTCTGGACTGGGCTCCAACAAGAAGAAGAAGCCAAAGCCACCGGCACCCCCGACGCCCAGCATCTATGATGACATCAACTGA